A DNA window from Castanea sativa cultivar Marrone di Chiusa Pesio chromosome 7, ASM4071231v1 contains the following coding sequences:
- the LOC142642549 gene encoding 14 kDa zinc-binding protein, which yields MAASIPPFSLLRNYAATTARAFVTVKVKPSYTISSTTLHHLPSRSRRLQFYASATNNEEAAARAAAANADSGAPTIFDRIIAKEIPSSIVYEDEKVLAFRDIDPQAPVHVLVIPKFRDGLTQLGKAEARHGEILGQLLYAAKIVAEKEGILDGFRVVINNGSDACQSVYHLHLHVLGGRQMKWPPG from the exons ATGGCTGCATCTATACCACCCTTCTCTCTGCTTCG GAACTATGCAGCAACAACTGCAAGAGCTTTTGTGACTGTGAAAGTGAAACCTTCCTACACCATTTCCTCCACTACCCTCCATCATCTTCCCTCTCGCTCTCGCAG ATTGCAGTTTTATGCCAGTGCTACAAACAATGAAGAGGCTGCTGCTAGAGCAGCAGCAGCCAATGCTGACAGTGGAGCTCCAACCAT atTTGACAGGATCATAGCTAAGGAAATCCCTTCAAGCATTGTTTATGAGGATGAAAAGGTCCTAGCATTTCGTGACATTGATCCGCAGGCTCCTGTTCATGTTTTAGTCATTCCAAAGTTTAGGGATGGATTGACACAGCTCGGGAAG GCTGAAGCAAGGCATGGAGAGATTCTGGGTCAGCTTCTCTATGCTGCCAAAATTGTAGCCGAGAAAGAAGGTATTCTCGATGGTTTTCGTGTTGTCATAAACAATGGCTCGGATGCCT GTCAATCTGTTTATCATCTCCACTTGCATGTCCTGGGTGGGAGACAGATGAAATGGCCACCTGGTTGA
- the LOC142643985 gene encoding uncharacterized protein LOC142643985, protein MPQQVFYKRDGINLCIDLNLENVIFELDAKLVVDLLLKDESSPNGNEVIMADCKEGLKRIPRVKIQHCFREANKCADALARRGAVSPHDFVVFQFPPADVALLASLDAAGTLYERLCSNVSLS, encoded by the exons ATGCCGCAGCAAGTTTTCTACAAAAG GGATGGGATTAATCTCTGCATTGATTTAAACTTGGAGAATGTCATATTTGAACTTGATGCTAAACTGGTGGTGGATCTGCTTTTGAAAGATGAGAGTAGTCCGAATGGTAATGAAGTTATCATGGCTGACTGTAAGGAAGGTTTGAAGAGGATTCCAAGGGTCAAAATTCAGCATTGCTTTAGGGAAGCTAATAAATGCGCCGACGCGCTTGCTAGAAGAGGCGCGGTTAGTCCtcatgattttgttgtttttcaatTTCCTCCAGCTGATGTGGCCTTGCTGGCTAGTCTTGATGCAGCTGGTACATTGTATGAGCGTCTTTGCTCTAATGTTTCTCTTAGTTAG